In Cryptomeria japonica chromosome 10, Sugi_1.0, whole genome shotgun sequence, a genomic segment contains:
- the LOC131076035 gene encoding UPF0481 protein At3g47200 translates to MSQGNIMFMEEESKWVIDMTERITDRSIKDCKPGSGYFGVTINRVPKFLLFLRKEAYTPRAVRLGLYHHVIAQPASNVERLKAEAAEMMARRLPRQEEHLHLHDAVAHIVCEIRRCYEEEFEYKDESIAMVFTLDGCFVLEILRVLTTGEQNKQQPQQHCHPIFNSNRVKSCQFDVLSDILMLENQIPIKVLIKLLEVEKGSEAEAKKELLRLLCNGIIPQIHPFLRNGPDNPDLKRFDDLEKYKHILGLLQSLIVEDPKDSKETPPSGGNKLRFAIKGLLRKLLIQSEEPKLIRHQTLMASTRDLHKAGMKFSHYDGLPSLEKMTFKRRTLSLPTIWITDSTEVILRNLMALEVCQGFTAISYYVYLLNSLVETEADVAVLRKFQIIQSTMGTDKEVAYMLNNLGKGINFESEQDPFMKLKMQINEWYKSNFQILLSDSKHRHPKFWRNASIFWGLAVLVSAAIPTLVNIWQKIV, encoded by the coding sequence ATGTCGCAAGGCAATATTATGTTTATGGAAGAGGAAAGTAAATGGGTAATTGATATGACAGAGAGGATTACTGATAGATCCATCAAGGACTGCAAGCCAGGTTCAGGCTACTTTGGGGTGACCATAAACAGGGTCCCCAAGTTTCTGTTGTTTCTACGGAAGGAAGCCTACACTCCTCGGGCCGTCCGCCTTGGCCTTTATCACCATGTGATAGCGCAGCCAGCATCCAATGTGGAGCGCCTCAAAGCAGAAGCCGCAGAGATGATGGCACGCAGGCTACCAAGACAGGAGGAGCACTTGCATTTACATGATGCAGTCGCACATATTGTTTGTGAAATTAGAAGGTGCTATGAAGAAGAATTTGAATACAAGGACGAAAGCATAGCGATGGTTTTCACTTTGGATGGATGCTTTGTTTTAGAGATCTTAAGAGTTTTGACTACTGGAGAGCAGAATAAACAACAGCCACAGCAGCATTGTCATCCCATTTTCAACAGTAATAGAGTCAAGTCCTGTCAATTTGATGTTCTTAGTGATATTCTGATGCTTGAAAATCAAATCCCCATTAAGGTCCTGATAAAGTTATTGGAAGTGGAGAAAGGTTCAgaggcagaagctaagaaagagCTGCTGAGATTGCTATGCAACGGTATTATTCCTCAAATTCACCCTTTCTTGCGAAATGGGCCTGACAATCCAGATTTGAAGAGATTTGATGATCTTGAGAAATATAAACATATTCTCGGGCTACTCCAGAGTCTAATTGTGGAAGACCCAAAAGATTCAAAAGAGACACCGCCTAGTGGAGGTAACAAACTTCGCTTTGCAATAAAAGGTCTCCTGCGAAAGCTCCTCATTCAATCAGAAGAGCCCAAGTTAATTAGGCATCAGACTCTGATGGCCTCTACCAGAGACTTACACAAGGCAGGAATGAAGTTCAGTCATTACGACGGACTTCCATCCCTCGAAAAGATGACTTTCAAAAGGAGAACTCTTTCGCTCCCCACGATTTGGATCACTGACAGTACAGAAGTAATTCTGAGGAATCTGATGGCTCTGGAGGTCTGCCAGGGATTCACTGCAATTTCATATTATGTGTATCTGCTGAATAGCTTGGTGGAGACCGAAGCAGATGTTGCTGTGCTCAGGAAGTTTCAAATTATCCAGAGCACCATGGGCACGGACAAAGAAGTAGCCTACATGTTGAATAATCTTGGCAAGGGAATCAATTTTGAATCAGAGCAGGATCCTTTCATGAAGCTGAAGATGCAGATCAATGAGTGGTATAAAAGCAATTTTCAAATCCTGTTAAGTGATTCTAAACACAGGCACCCAAAGTTCTGGCGGAACGCTTCAATCTTTTGGGGTCTCGCGGTTTTGGTATCCGCCGCCATACCCACTCTCGTCAATATATGGCAAAAGATCGTATAG
- the LOC131855939 gene encoding UPF0481 protein At3g47200-like, whose product MSQGNIMFMEEESKWVIDMTERITDRSIKDCKPGSGYFGVTINRVPKFLLFLRKEAYTPRAVRLGLYHHVIAQPASNVERLKAEAAEMMARRLPRQEEHLHLHDAVAHIVCEIRRCYEEEFEYRDETIAMVFTLDGCFVLEILRVLTTGEQNKQQPQQHCHPIFNSNRVKSCQFDVLSDILMLENQIPIKVLIKLLEVEKGSEAEAKKELLRLLCNGIIPQIHPFLRNGPDNPDLKRFDDLEKYKHILGLLQSLIVEDPKDSKETPPSGGNKLRFAIKGLLRKLLIQSEEPKLIRHQTLMASTRDLHKAGMKFSHYDGLPSLEKMTFKRRTLSLPTIWITDSTEVILRNLMALEVCQGFTAISYYVYLLNSLVETEADVAVLRKFQIIQSTMGTDKEVAYMLNNLGKGINFESEQDPFMKLKMQINEWYKSNFQILLSDSKHRHPKFWRNASIFWGLAVLVSAAIPTLVNIWQKIV is encoded by the coding sequence ATGTCGCAAGGCAATATTATGTTTATGGAAGAGGAAAGTAAATGGGTAATTGATATGACAGAGAGGATTACTGATAGATCCATCAAGGACTGCAAGCCAGGTTCAGGCTACTTTGGGGTGACCATAAACAGGGTCCCCAAGTTTCTGTTGTTTCTACGGAAGGAAGCCTACACTCCTCGGGCCGTCCGCCTTGGCCTTTATCACCATGTGATAGCGCAGCCAGCATCCAATGTGGAGCGCCTCAAAGCAGAAGCCGCAGAGATGATGGCACGCAGGCTACCAAGACAGGAGGAGCACTTGCATTTACATGATGCAGTCGCACATATTGTTTGTGAAATTAGAAGGTGCTATGAAGAAGAATTTGAATACAGGGACGAAACCATAGCGATGGTTTTCACTTTGGATGGATGCTTTGTTTTAGAGATCTTAAGAGTTTTGACTACTGGAGAGCAGAATAAACAACAGCCACAGCAGCATTGTCATCCCATTTTCAACAGTAATAGAGTCAAGTCCTGTCAATTTGATGTTCTTAGTGATATTCTGATGCTTGAAAATCAAATCCCCATTAAGGTCCTGATAAAGTTATTGGAAGTGGAGAAAGGTTCAgaggcagaagctaagaaagagCTGCTGAGATTGCTATGCAACGGTATTATTCCTCAAATTCACCCTTTCTTGCGAAATGGGCCTGACAATCCAGATTTGAAGAGATTTGATGATCTTGAGAAATATAAACATATTCTCGGGCTACTCCAGAGTCTAATTGTGGAAGACCCAAAAGATTCAAAAGAGACACCGCCTAGTGGAGGTAACAAACTTCGCTTTGCAATAAAAGGTCTCCTGCGAAAGCTCCTCATTCAATCAGAAGAGCCCAAGTTAATTAGGCATCAGACTCTGATGGCCTCTACCAGAGACTTACACAAGGCAGGAATGAAGTTCAGTCATTACGACGGACTTCCATCCCTCGAAAAGATGACTTTCAAAAGGAGAACTCTTTCGCTCCCCACGATTTGGATCACTGACAGTACAGAAGTAATTCTGAGGAATCTGATGGCTCTGGAGGTCTGCCAGGGATTCACTGCAATTTCATATTATGTGTATCTGCTGAATAGCTTGGTGGAGACCGAAGCAGATGTTGCTGTGCTCAGGAAGTTTCAAATTATCCAGAGCACCATGGGCACGGACAAAGAAGTAGCCTACATGTTGAATAATCTTGGCAAGGGAATCAATTTTGAATCAGAGCAGGATCCTTTCATGAAGCTGAAGATGCAGATCAATGAGTGGTATAAAAGCAATTTTCAAATCCTGTTAAGTGATTCTAAACACAGGCACCCAAAGTTCTGGCGGAACGCTTCAATCTTTTGGGGTCTCGCGGTTTTGGTATCCGCCGCCATACCCACTCTCGTCAATATATGGCAAAAGATCGTATAG